GTgcttttacaatttaattttcaaaaatcgttttcttttagtttattttatttttccgatTTATTTAAGTATttctattaaattcgtttttattattttaaataaaaaaatcaacctttttctaaactttgttttaaataattaattaagatttggtttgacataaattattcattcaaccCCTGCCGAGAACGACCTTGTTAGAGCTATACTACGATTACCTTGTACTCGTGTaagtattttaagtgtttttatccctacttttgcaggtggtaaaaatttTATCAATGGCAATTAACATACTCAGTTACCTCGTCTCTATATTTTGTGTTTTAGAGGCCAATGATGCATTCAGATTTAAGTACACTGTATCTATAGATGCTAATATATATGCTTGAATCACTATGCCTTCCTGTGTTTCCTTTATTTGGTTTCAGGGGTTTTGAGATTGCTTTCAAATTCACCTCCATATTATTAcactctaaaaatttagttGTTTTTCGTTGCTAACCAAACGTTCAGTGGATAGATACGAGTCGGGAGATTTCGAAGCTGGAGGATATGAATGGTAAGCCCCAATGATCATGTCCAAAGACATTGTTGTTttcttaatgattttttttttttttttttttttcttaatgatgTAGTTTGGTGTGCAAATCATTAGTTACACATATAATATttttgggaaaagaaaaaagtaggggtgggcacggtgcggttcagtgcggttccacccctaaattggaaccggaaccgaaatatattaacggttcgatTCAGTGcagttccacttaaatttatgactagaaCATTACGGTTCGGTTTACTCCGGTTCCGATTcggttcttgccggtttacggttcctaataataaattatttgaacaccaaatcattatgcattcaaatacatcttctaaaactgattacataaagttgcatacaacacatcttttttaatgcaaatgtctttggtagtggcaccaagtcaacaaaaagagacaactaaaatacatatgcactggtcaatcagtcaacaaacaaaaaaatgatgaaacaaattgcaagttttcagacttcagagagcaagcaagAAGCAGCAGCTCATGTACACAAATTTTCAacctatttttcaacctattataccatgacatgtgtgtgtatatataatttatttatttattattaataaaacggttcggttcggttcgaacggttcggttcggttcggccggttcttggtcattcgaaaCCAGAACCGGAACCGGTatgaacggttcggttcggtttttcactcaaagttgacttttccggtcaacatggtttttttcggttttttttcttacggttcgatgcggttttgcggtttggcggtttttatgcccacccctagaaAAAAGGATGAGCAAGAAGTTGGGATAAGCAGCATTTTTCAGTGCTCTATGTACATTAGCCTTGTTACATATGTGTTTGATCACACGAAACTAGTGCCCTACCCGAATGGAAACATGGCAGaccacatctctctcttcttggAAATGCTGAAGCCGATTCACTTGAGACTGGTTGGGAAGTGTTTGTTAACTTCAGGTTATTTTTGCTTGAACAGAAAAGGGGCTTCTACTTTGTTCTTCACGGTATTGTATCTTCAAATTTATCTCAATAAGTGTATGTGTGAGGAGTTGATTTTTTTCATGTTCTCGGAGCGTGttattccttttaatttttctgaACCATTTTTCATGTTGCATTGATTAGATgcgaaagaaaaggaaaaatgtttTCACGGGATGATACCTTATTCAGTTTTTGATCGATTTATTCCTCTTAAAGCTTTTATTAATGCTTCCAACGGAAATCTCATGGATGATACCTGTATTTGGAGTGGACGTCTTTGTTTGTAAAGAAAGAAGAACAGGAAATGGAGAGTGTCAATCAATGATCGAGAATGCTGTTATGCGCAAGCATGTTTGGAAGGTTGAGAACTTCTCAAAGTGAGATGCTGAGAGCTACTACTCAGAAGTATTAACTGCTGAAGGCTTGAAGTGGTGTATCCAATGATAAAAGATTTCACTCTCGACAATTCAATTACCATATCTTATCAAAATAGAGCTAAATCACCTTTGTTAACTTTTTTCTTCAATGTGTTGATAATGGAGCTTAATCTCAAAAGGATATACTTTTTGAACTACACGATTTTTGcattatttttaaaagtgttgGTAAATATCTTGTTAAGTTTTTTCTCCAATGTGTAGAGAACCGttgttttaaattaaactaggATGTTCGTGTAATCTTGAAATGTACACTTATTCTTCATGTGATAGCTGTTGCAGGAAGCTACTGCTCTATCCCTACTGCTCTATCCTAAGGGAAATCAGAAAGGAAAGGATAATCATATTTCTCTCTACTTGGAATTGGATGATCTGAAAGAACCTGTTAAAAGCCTCTCTcttctcctacaaaagtggcttgAGCGTTCATTCACAGAAATATGTTAAAGCAATTAGAAGGTGAGTGTTATTTAGGTCCACTGAATAATTAGGCTCATTAAATCTTCTACATAGGTTCATTGACTCTTCTACATTAGGTTCATTGACTTTTCTACATTAGGTTCATTGTTTGAAAGAGTAAATGATGTGTATTTGTAATTAATCCATGCATTTGTATTCACTTTATATTGTACATTTTAGGATGAATTGAAGTTGAGTTGATTTGAGGATGATTTAAAGTTGAGTTAAGTCAAATTTAATGTATTTCGAATGTTTgggaatttaatttaatttttattaattttagagTTACAAAGTTTGGTTTTTCGTAATTAGTTATTAAAAATCCATAGACCTTTTAGGGTCACTTTAGTATTTTTGAATAGAGCTCGATGccacgaacgcataggcgaaaatCATGCTCGAATCAGAGTTCTTGAAATGTTATTCGTAATTAATTGTGAGTTGTCCAGAAGTTGTCTAAAACTCTATGTTTTCCTAGTAGATGATGCCATAAGAATTTTTGGAAGTCATTGCAAACACAATTTTTTTGAGATTAACAAAACGGTGAATTATAATTGGCTTAATCTCTTCACACAGTAAGTAGGCAGTCTAACCCTTATGTTAGGTGCAGCCACGAAACAAAATGAAAGGTTCTTACGCTGTTGAACTATTGGTTTGTTTTTACTTATGTCTTGGGATTGTAGCATGACAACTTTCATTGTATCAAACCTTAATATTAAGTTCTCGTACCCTTTACGTTAGAATGACTACGTCTATGagtgaaagaaaaaaggagaaaaccaaaaagaaaaagttgacaGAAAAGCAAAAGGGTAAAGTTAAAGCAAAAAGCAGAGAGTTGAAGTTGGCTTCCAATATTTCTCAATGGACCTCCAAACCAGTGCCTAAATCTATAATCGCAACAGGAGTAACTGAGAACATTTTCGTATTCTTCTAGATTATAATTGGTTCAGTGCCTCGGGTTCAAGTTATGTTGCtaattcaaagtttcaaaatttcgTTTTAATGGGCATGAATATTGCCTCATTGTGCTTGGGAAGAAAGCTTTGCGTGCTTTGTGTGGGAATTTGAAGAAAGACCTTTGTatggtttgaaaattaaagtgtACGTGTCTTCCTTTATACAATGGATGAAGCTATTGACTACAGTATAGAGAGACCAAATCCAAGGTATCCACAATGCATGAAGCTATTGAGTACAATATAGAGAGATGAAAAAACATATCTCGTCCAATATGCAGCATGCTCATTgcatggagagatttttcaatgtgccggAACATGGGATGGTACgtcatatgtcattatacaattgaagaaatttttttttttcaagtgtataatgacatgtgtcATACCACCCCGTGTTTGgggcacactaaaaaatctcttcatTGGATGCGTGTATTTCCTTCTCTAATGACATTATATATATGGGCAAGCTCCTCTTGAAGCAAAAGATAACTGTTTAGCCTTAACAGTTTGTCAATCAATTTCAGTTTTATTGCCATGGCTTGTTATCCCTTTCAACAAAATGGTTAGATACTTTATCTGCTTTATATTGCCGGTTTTCAGATTTCAGGATATTGTTGTATGCCATAGATGCCTGATATACACTTGCATCAACACTTTTCTGTTTCAGGGTTTTCGACATCATATTCAGATTCAGCTCCAACTCATTACTTTCTGAAAATCGGGTCATTTTCATGGCTAACCAAAATTTCAGTGGACAAATATGAGTCGGGAGAATTTGAAGCTGGAGGATACAAATGGTAAATCCCTCATTATATCTTCTGCTGAAGTTAGAGTTTAATATCATCTTCTGCAAACTTATGTTTCACAATCGCTGTCTGACATTAGTTCtatgacattttcttttttttgtaacGCAATAATGTGTTTCGTATATCATGTGCTGTGTAAGCTGGTAAAAAAATGTTAGCCATTCTGTATGTTTGCTCTCAGGAAACTAGTGCTCTACCCGAAtggaaacaagaagaaaaatgtgGAAGGACACATCTCTGTTTACTTGGAAATGGTTGGAGCTGATTCACTTCAGACTGGATTCGAAGTATATGTTAATTTCAGGTTCTTTTTACTTGATCAGAATAAGGGAATGTTCCTGGTTCTTCAAGGTACATTATACCCACTTCATAGACCTGAAATTTTTCTTGTTTGCAATTTGCAATGGTCACTGCTCATTTTCTGATCTTTATTTTGAACCTTGCATATTCCATAGATgccaataaaaaggaaaagtgtTTCCATAGGGTGATGCGTTATTCGGGATTTGATAGGCTTATCACTCTTAAATCGTTTACTGATGCTTCCAATGGATATGTCATTGATGATTCCTGTGTGATTGGAGCTGAGGTCTTTGTTTGTAAAGAAAGAAGAGCTCGCAAAGGAGAGTTAATATCGATGGTCGACGTTGCTGTTATGTGCAAGCATGTTTGGAAGGTTGAGAACTTTTCAAATTTAGGTGCTGACCCCTACAAATCAGAACCATTCACTGCCAGAGAACGGAATTGGTATCTCTGCCAGGCCCTTTATATTAATACCCTTGATAAGAGAATGTTAAATTTGTTATCCACTGTATAATCTCTTAACACTCATCCTGTTTTACCTGCATGATAATCATCTTTATTAGCTAAAGTCAATTTCCCCCAACATAGCAAAAGGATAtgatttttgagtttcaaacCATATATGCAATTTTAACTAAATTTTCGCACTAGATGTGGCCGATCACCGTAAAACTTGTTGAAATTTTGCTTCCAATGAGAGATGTAATGAAAAGCCATCATATTCTTCCCAATGTTGCAGGAAGATAGTGCTCTATCCTAAGGGACATAAGAAAGGAAAGGGTACTcatatttctcttttcttggAATTGGATGATCCGGAAAAACTTTCTGGTTCCAAAGTATTTGCAGAGTTTTCCATGCGCATTGTAGATCAAATGCATGCCAAACATGAGTGCTTAAAAGGTAAAGATTGTCCTATTTCAGTGTTTAATTGTATGCATCCTTCATAACACGAGGGTGTATTACGTGTAGCTAACAACTGGTTCAGTACCTCAACTCGGGATTTCGGTTGGCCTACGTTCCTTAAACTGGACACCTTCAGTCAGGCAGTTAATGGGTTTTTGGTGAAGGATGCTTGCACAGTGGAGGCCGATGTCACTATCCGTGGAACTGCAACAGCACTGTAGTCGGCATGTCGTATGTTTTAACTGTTCCTAAAAAGATGTTACGAATGAAAGGACAAAAGGCCTTGTCTGTCCTTGATATTGTAAAAGCACTGTCTAGATGTGGGTATACCATAGTGCTAAAATCCTTGTTCACCAAATGACTTGTGATTGAAgggtattttgatgttttaaattaattttagctGAAGTTTGTGATTTTCGCAAATTGAA
This Pyrus communis chromosome 6, drPyrComm1.1, whole genome shotgun sequence DNA region includes the following protein-coding sequences:
- the LOC137738152 gene encoding MATH domain and coiled-coil domain-containing protein At3g27040-like, translated to MACYPFQQNGFSTSYSDSAPTHYFLKIGSFSWLTKISVDKYESGEFEAGGYKWKLVLYPNGNKKKNVEGHISVYLEMVGADSLQTGFEVYVNFRFFLLDQNKGMFLVLQDANKKEKCFHRVMRYSGFDRLITLKSFTDASNGYVIDDSCVIGAEVFVCKERRARKGELISMVDVAVMCKHVWKVENFSNLGADPYKSEPFTARERNWKIVLYPKGHKKGKGTHISLFLELDDPEKLSGSKVFAEFSMRIVDQMHAKHECLKANNWFSTSTRDFGWPTFLKLDTFSQAVNGFLVKDACTVEADVTIRGTATAL